Proteins encoded by one window of Hyla sarda isolate aHylSar1 chromosome 13, aHylSar1.hap1, whole genome shotgun sequence:
- the PMP22 gene encoding peripheral myelin protein 22 gives MLLLLLGIIILHVAVLVLLFVSTIVSSWLVSNGYSADLWQNCSEGASSTWNCLSSSNNEWLQSVQAMMILSIIFSVLSLFLFFCQLFTLTKGGRFYLTGIFQLLAGICVVAGASIFTVRHTDWHRDTVSFGYAYILAWVAFPLAIISGIIYVILRKRE, from the exons ATGCTCCTCTTGTTGCTTGGGATCATCATCCTCCATGTGGCCGTCCTGGTCCTGCTGTTCGTCTCCACCATCGTCAGC AGCTGGCTCGTAAGCAATGGCTACTCTGCGGATTTGTGGCAGAATTGCAGCGAAGGAGCCAGCAGTACCTGGAATTGTCTCTCCTCCTCTAACAATG AGTGGCTCCAGTCTGTCCAGGCGATGATGATCCTCTCCATAATCTTCAGCGTCCTCTCCCTGTTTCTCTTTTTCTGCCAACTCTTCACTCTTACAAAAGGTGGACGATTCTACCTCACCGGCATCTTCCAGCTCCTTGCAG GTATATGCGTGGTGGCTGGGGCATCCATCTTTACCGTTCGACACACGGATTGGCATAGGGATACGGTCAGCTTTGGATATGCCTACATCCTGGCGTGGGTAGCCTTTCCGCTCGCCATCATCAGCGGCATCATCTATGTCATCTTGAGAAAGCGGGAATAA